In Tachypleus tridentatus isolate NWPU-2018 chromosome 7, ASM421037v1, whole genome shotgun sequence, a genomic segment contains:
- the LOC143256250 gene encoding metabotropic glutamate receptor 1-like, whose translation MAIPSPVKLQISAVLALLKKYDWTYVNVITTNDVFGRAAHVQFAETAKNYSVCIAETLAVNIDFTVKNLTREFTALTTDANVRVTVLLTNSTLATSVILEIAQEANLIERFTWVATEGFGSDNRLEGILINSTLDAFVVKLENHEIPEFRHFITGMTLTEHDPVPDSWFEEFWQHHFRCWLPSSFIVQHQYPDVCTGQERFIEANFQQDSQVYRTITTTRSIGRALRSLLTKHCRPFSNASNCEGLRREQLAGEIRKVLEGSEREPSGPETGSIFGYQVFKVQKNFEGKYYNHLIGLWKTINLTSSRILYFPTTHCRHQCATGSVRSVKMTKTIKITCCTGVHYTGTSRPCGALLSRPFLFLESVW comes from the exons ATGGCCATTCCATCCCCTGTGAAGTTACAAATATCGGCTGTATTGGCGCTGTTGAAGAAATATGATTGGACGTACGTCAACGTTATTACAACCAATGACGTATTTGGAAGAGCAGCACACGTACAGTTTGCCGAAACAGCGAAAAATTACAGTGTTTGCATCGCCGAAACTCTAGCGGTGAATATTGATTTTACTGTTAAAAACCTCACGAGGGAGTTTACTGCATTAACCACTGATGCAAACGTTCGTGTCACCGTGCTCTTGACGAACAGCACTCTTGCAACAAGTGTAATTTTAGAGATCGCTCAAGAAGCGAACCTCATTGAGCGTTTTACTTGGGTTGCCACCGAGGGATTTGGTTCCGATAATCGTCTTGAAGGAATTTTGATAAATAGTACACTGGATGCCTTCGTGGTGAAATTGGAGAACCACGAAATTCCAGAATTTCGCCATTTTATCACTGGAATGACTCTCACTGAGCACGATCCAGTTCCTGATTCTTGGTTTGAAGAATTTTGGCAACACCACTTCAGGTGCTGGCTACCAAGTAGCTTTATTGTTCAGCATCAGTACCCGGATGTGTGTACCGGACAGGAACGTTTCATAGAAGCCAACTTTCAACAGGATAGTCAGGTATACCGAACAATTACAACTACAAGATCCATAGGTCGTGCGCTTCGCTCTCTTCTGACCAAACACTGTCGTCCGTTTTCGAACGCTAGCAACTGTGAGGGCCTTAGAAGAGAACAGTTAGCTGGTGAGATTAGAAAAGTGCTTGAAGGTTCAGAAAGAGAACCCAGCGGTCCAGAAACTGGATCTATATTCGGCTATCAAGTttttaaagtacagaaaaatttTGAAGGCAAATATTATAATCATTTG ATTGGGCTTTGGAAAACAATAAACTTGACCTCTTCGAGGATTTTGTACTTTCCTACGACACACTGCCGACATCAGTGTGCTACGGGAAGTGTGAGAAGTGTAAAGATGACGAAGACAATAAAAATAACCTGCTGTACAGGGGTCCACTATACAGGAACTTCAAGACCCTGTGGGGCATTGTTGTCACGGCCCTTTCTCTTTTTGGAATCAGTATGGTGA